DNA from Candidatus Scalindua japonica:
GGCCTGTTCAGGTTGGCAGGAGGAAAACTGTCTATAGCAAAATATCTCTGCATTTTCGGTACAGCATTCATCCCGATCATGGCTGCAGCACACACAGTTAAAGCACTACTCAAAACAACATCACGTATCCCCTACTGGGAAAACGCCTTCACTGACCCGATTGGCATAGAGTCTGCGAGAGGCATCATTAACAAATCCATCCAACTGGCGCCATTACCTGTCTGGCGCGATCCTGTTATAACTGCGCTGTCTCTGGTTTTAATATGCGGTGGTATTGCGGTCAGTGCTGTTGTCATTAGGAAACTTACCGTAACCCATGTTAGTCAATCCTGGAGTCGTGCATGGACACTCTATCTCATTCCAGGCATCTATGGCGGTGCTTTTGCCGTTATGATCATCATATGGCGTCTTTTCTGATTTCTTAAACAATCCAACATCAAACAGATCTCAGCTGCTGAGAGAAGCAGGAAATAAAGGAGTAAAATCTTATTTATTTTAATTACAAATATTCGGAAGCATCCGGTTAGGTTTTTGCAAATACCACTTTTGTCATACCCGAATTCTTTTTCGGTTATCCAGGTAACTCGTTTAATCTGGATTCCCGTTTAAAGCATACCTGCCCGAATATGTATCCGTCCCCCCCCAGAATGACATTGTCGGGCTGGCGAACAGTGGAGCCGGGTGGGCAGGAATGACAGTTTTGGAGCATTAGTGTGTAATATGCAAAAACTTAACCTGACGTTACTGAGTAAATCTAAAATCTATCCAGAAATTCTTTACTTTTCTTGATAGATTCAACGGGATTCTGCATCGTTTTGGAATTGATAACGTAGAATCCATAATATCCTGTGGAGTCAAGTGAAGAGGCGAACTCTTCTACCGGTATAATGCCGTCTCCAATGGGCACCTCGATCTGTCGACCTTCTTCCGTTTGTCTGGTGTCCCATAGATTTGTATGGACTATATATTCGTGTAATTCATATACACCCTTTATCGGGTCCAGATTGTTTGTCATTAAAGAGGCCGGATCATATATTACTTTTACCCCATCAGTGTGCAGGGACTTCAGAAAGTCTTTCAGTGTTGAATAATTATCATATGAAGCTTTGACAGCAAGTCTGCATCCGTAATTTTCAGCATGCTGTCCAATCTCACTGAGGGCGGTATTTAGGGCATGCCAGTGTGTAGTGCCTTGATCTGTTGGTATGCTGCCTATCTGTACGGTTATAATAGCGGTTTGTAAATCCAGTGCAAGATTAATAATCTCTTTTGTCCTCTGGATAATATAATCAAATTCATTGTGATTGGTAAAGCCAGCACCGAGTTCTCCTCTCAGAGCGCAGATACATAATCTGTTCATATCTAAAATACGTTTCAACTCACGCCTGCCTGTCTGAGATA
Protein-coding regions in this window:
- a CDS encoding sugar phosphate isomerase/epimerase family protein produces the protein KPEIITINLNPGLFPAYPLERTQRIRLSTLNYVTAELFYNMIKQRTGIVLESFRLRIKDGINVASTLGFKGIQIDATQREIAPENISQTGRRELKRILDMNRLCICALRGELGAGFTNHNEFDYIIQRTKEIINLALDLQTAIITVQIGSIPTDQGTTHWHALNTALSEIGQHAENYGCRLAVKASYDNYSTLKDFLKSLHTDGVKVIYDPASLMTNNLDPIKGVYELHEYIVHTNLWDTRQTEEGRQIEVPIGDGIIPVEEFASSLDSTGYYGFYVINSKTMQNPVESIKKSKEFLDRF